The Macaca nemestrina isolate mMacNem1 chromosome 6, mMacNem.hap1, whole genome shotgun sequence genome window below encodes:
- the LOC105466999 gene encoding protocadherin beta-12, which yields MENGGAGILQIRQVLLFFVLLGMSQAVSETGSFLVMEELQSGSFVGNLAKSLGLQVSELSSRGAQVVSNDNKECLQLDTNTGDLLLSEMLDREELCGSNEPCVLYFQVLMKNPTEFLQIELQVRDINDHSPIFLEKEMLLEIPENSPLGTVFLLESAKDLDVGINAVKSYTINPNSHFHIKIRVNPDNRKYPELVLDKALDYEECPELSFILTALDGGSPPRSGTALVRVVVVDINDNFPEFEQAFYEVKIPENSTLGSLVVTVLAWDLDSGTNSELSYTFSHASEDIRKTFEINQKSGDITLTAPLDFETIESYSIIIQATDGGGLFGKSTVRIQVMDVNDNAPEITVSSITSPIPESTPETVVMVFRIRDRDSGDNGKIVCSVPEDLPFVLKSSVNNYYTLETERPLDRESRAEYNITITVTDLGTPRLKTEYNITVLVSDVNDNAPAFTQTSYTLFVRENNSPALHIGSVSATDRDSGTNAQVTYSLLPPQDPHLPLASLVSINTDNGHLFALRSLDYETLQAFEFRVGAADRGSPALSSEALVRVLVLDANDNSPFVLYPLQNGSAPCTELVPRAAEPGYLVTKVVAVDGDSGQNAWLSYQLLKATEPGLFGVWAHNGEVRTARLLSERDATKHRLVVLVKDNGEPPRSATTTLHVFLVDGFSQPYLPLPEAAPAQAQAQADSLTIYLVVALASVSSLFLLSVLLFVAVRLCRRSRAASVGRCSVPEGPFPGHLVDVSGTGTLSQSYQYEVCVTGGSGTNEFKFLKPIIPNFLLHSTRREVEENPPFQNNLVF from the coding sequence ATGGAAAACGGAGGGGCAGGCATTCTGCAGATAAGGCAAgtcctgcttttctttgttttgctggGAATGTCTCAGGCGGTCTCTGAAACTGGGAGTTTTTTGGTGATGGAGGAATTGCAGAGTGGGAGCTTTGTAGGAAATTTGGCAAAGAGCCTGGGACTGCAGGTGAGTGAGCTGTCTTCACGGGGGGCTCAGGTGGTTTCTAATGATAACAAAGAGTGTTTGCAGCTGGATACAAACACTGGGGATTTGCTCCTGAGCGAAATGCTAGACAGGGAGGAGCTCTGTGGCTCCAATGAGCCTTGTGTGCTGTATTTCCAAGTGTTAATGAAAAACCCCACggaatttttacaaattgaacTCCAGGTCAGGGATATAAATGATCACTCTCCCATCTTCTTGGAGAAAGAAATGCTCTTAGAAATCCCAGAGAACAGTCCTCTTGGTACTGTGTTCTTGCTTGAAAGTGCGAAGGATTTAGATGTAGGAATCAATGCTGTAAAAAGCTACACAATAAATCCGAACTCTCATTTCCACATTAAAATAAGAGTCAATCCAGATAATAGGAAATACCCTGAGTTAGTTCTGGACAAGGCGCTGGATTATGAAGAGTGCCCGGAGCTCAGTTTCATCCTCACTGCTCTGGATGGCGGGTCCCCTCCCAGGTCCGGAACTGCCTTAGTCAGGGTGGTGGTTGTAGATATTAATGACAACTTCCCTGAGTTTGAGCAGGCTTTTTATGAGGTGAAGATTCCGGAGAATAGCACCCTTGGCTCGCTGGTTGTGACAGTCTTGGCTTGGGATTTAGACTCTGGAACAAACAGTGAACTATCCTATACCTTTTCCCATGCCTCAGAAGATATTCGCAAGACATTTGAAATTAATCAAAAGTCTGGAGACATTACTTTAACAGCACCTTTGGATTTTGAAACGATTGAATCATACTCAATAATCATTCAAGCCACAGATGGGGGAGGACTTTTTGGAAAATCTACAGTCAGAATTCAGGTGATGGATGTAAATGACAATGCTCCTGAAATCACTGTGTCATCAATTACCAGTCCAATCCCAGAAAGCACACCAGAGACCGTGGTTATGGTTTTCAGGATACGAGACAGAGACTCTGGGGACAACGGAAAGATAGTTTGTTCTGTCCCGGAAGACCTCCCATTCGTGCTAAAATCTTCCGTAAATAATTACTACACTTTGGAAACAGAGAGACCACTGGACAGAGAGAGCAGAGCCGAGTACAACATTACCATCACCGTCACCGACTTGGGGACACCCAGGCTGAAAACCGAGTACAACATAACCGTGCTGGTCTCCGACGTCAATGACAACGCCCCCGCCTTCACCCAAACCTCCTACACCCTGTTCGTCCGCGAGAACAACAGCCCCGCCCTGCACATTGGCAGCGTCAGCGCCACAGACAGAGACTCAGGCACCAACGCCCAGGTCACCTACTCGCTGCTGCCGCCCCAGGACCCGCACTTGCCCCTCGCCTCCCTGGTCTCCATCAACACAGACAACGGCCACCTGTTCGCCCTCCGGTCGCTGGACTACGAGACCCTGCAGGCCTTCGAGTTCCGCGTGGGCGCCGCAGACCGCGGGTCCCCGGCGCTGAGCAGCGAGGCGCTGGTGCGCGTGCTGGTGCTGGACGCCAACGACAACTCGCCCTTCGTGCTGTACCCGCTGCAGAACGGCTCCGCGCCCTGCACAGAGCTGGTGCCCCGGGCGGCCGAGCCGGGCTACCTGGTGACCAAGGTGGTGGCGGTGGACGGCGACTCGGGCCAGAACGCCTGGCTGTCGTACCAGCTGCTCAAGGCCACGGAGCCCGGGCTGTTCGGTGTGTGGGCGCACAATGGCGAGGTGCGCACCGCCAGGCTGCTGAGCGAGCGCGACGCGACCAAGCACAGGCTGGTGGTGCTGGTCAAGGACAATGGCGAGCCTCCGCGCTCGGCCACCACCACGCTGCACGTGTTCCTGGTGGACGGCTTCTCCCAGCCCTACCTGCCTCTCCCAGAGGCGGCCccggcccaggcccaggcccaggccgaCTCGCTCACCATCTACCTGGTAGTGGCGTTGGCCTCGGTGTCGTCGCTGTTCCTCTTGTCGGTGCTCCTGTTCGTGGCGGTGCGGCTGTGCAGGAGGAGCAGGGCGGCCTCTGTGGGTCGCTGCTCGGTGCCCGAGGGCCCCTTTCCAGGACATCTGGTGGACGTGAGCGGCACCGGGACCCTGTCCCAGAGCTACCAGTATGAGGTGTGTGTGACTGGAGGCTCCGGGACAAATGAGTTCAAATTTCTGAAACCAATTATCCCCAACTTCCTACTCCACAGCACACGTAGGGAAGTTGAAGAAAACCCCCCATTTCAGAATAATTTGGTTTTCtga
- the LOC105467000 gene encoding LOW QUALITY PROTEIN: protocadherin beta-13 (The sequence of the model RefSeq protein was modified relative to this genomic sequence to represent the inferred CDS: deleted 1 base in 1 codon; substituted 1 base at 1 genomic stop codon) — MEASGKLICRQRQVLFHFLLLGFSLAGAAEPRRYSVVEETEGSSFVTNLAKDLGLEQREFSRRGVRVVSRGNKLHLQLNQKTGDLLLNEKLDREDLCGHTEPCALHFQVLLESPFEFFQAELQVIDINDHSPVFLDKEMLVKVSESSPPGTTFPLKNAEDLDVGQNNIENYIISPNSYFRVLTRKRSDGRKYPELVLDKALDREAEAELRLTLTALNGGSPPRSGTAQVYIEVVDVNDNAPEFEQPFYRVQISEDSPIGFLVVKVSATDVDTGVNGEISYSLFQASDEISKTFKVDSLTGEIELKKQLDFEKLQSYEVNIEARDAGTFSGKCTVLIQVMDVNDHAPEVTMSAFTSPIPENAPETVVALFSVSDLDSGENGEISCSIQEDLPFLLKSAENFYTLLTERPLDRESRGEYNITITVTDLGTPMLKTQLNITVLVADVNDNAPAFTQTSYTLFVRENNSPALHIGSVSATDRDSGTNAQVTYSLLPPQDPHLSLTSLVSINADNGHLFALRSLDYEALQGFEFRVGASDRGSPALSSEALVRVLVLDANDNSPFVLYPPQNGSAPCIELVPRAAEPGYLVTKVVAVDGDSGQNAWLSYQLLKATELGLFGVWAHNGEVRTARLLSERDAAKHRLVVLVXDNGEPPRSATATLHMLLVDGFSQPYLPLPGAAPAQAQADSLTVYLVVALASVSSLFLLSVLLFVAVRLCRRSRAASVGRCSVPKGPFRGHLVDVSGTGTLSQSYQYEVCLAGGSGTNEFKFLKPIIPNFPPQCPGKEIQGNATFSNDFGFNIQ; from the exons ATGGAGGCCAGCGGGAAGCTCATTTGCAGACAAAGGCAAGTCCtttttcactttctccttttGGGCTTCTCTCTGGCGGGCGCGGCGGAACCTAGACGCTATTCTGTGGTGGAGGAAACAGAGGGCAGCTCCTTTGTCACCAATTTAGCAAAGGACTTGGGTCTGGAGCAGAGGGAATTCTCCAGGCGGGGGGTTAGAGTTGTTTCTAGAGGGAACAAACTACATTTGCAGCTCAATCAGAAGACCGGGGATTTGTTGCTCAATGAGAAATTGGACCGTGAGGATCTGTGTGGTCACACAGAGCCCTGTGCGCTACATTTCCAAGTGTTGCTAGAGAGTCCCTTTGAGTTTTTTCAAGCTGAACTACAGGTAATAGACATAAACGACCACTCTCCAGTATTTCTGGACAAAGAAATGTTGGTGAAAGTGTCAGAGAGCAGTCCTCCTGGGACTACGTTTCCTCTGAAGAATGCTGAAGACTTAGATGTAGGCCAAAACAATATTGAGAACTATATCATCAGCCCCAACTCCTATTTTCGGGTCCTCACCCGCAAACGCAGTGATGGCAGGAAATATCCAGAGCTGGTGCTGGACAAAGCGCTGGACCGAGAGGCAGAAGCGGAACTCAGGTTAACACTCACAGCACTGAATGGTGGCTCTCCGCCCAGATCTGGCACTGCTCAGGTCTACATTGAAGTCGTGGACGTTAACGATAATGCCCCTGAATTTGAGCAGCCTTTCTATAGGGTGCAGATCTCTGAGGACAGTCCAATAGGCTTCCTGGTTGTCAAGGTCTCTGCCACGGATGTAGACACAGGAGTCAACGGAGAGATTTCCTATTCACTTTTCCAAGCTTCAGATGAG ataagcAAAACTTTTAAGGTCGATTCCTTGACAGGAGAAATTGAACTGAAAAAACAACTCGATTTCGAAAAACTGCAGTCCTATGAAGTCAATATTGAGGCAAGAGACGCTGGAACCTTTTCTGGAAAATGCACCGTTCTGATTCAAGTGATGGATGTGAATGACCATGCCCCAGAAGTTACCATGTCTGCATTTACCAGCCCAATACCTGAGAACGCGCCTGAAACTGTGGTTGCACTTTTCAGTGTTTCAGATCTTGATTCAGGAGAA AATGGGGAAATAAGTTGCTCCATTCAGGAGGATCTACCCTTCCTCCTGAAATCCGCGGAAAACTTTTATACCCTACTAACGGAGAGACCACTAGACAGAGAAAGCAGAGGGGAATACAACATCACTATCACAGTCACTGACTTGGGGACCCCTATGCTGAAAACACAGCTCAATATAACCGTGCTGGTCGCCGATGTCAATGACAACGCCCCCGCCTTCACCCAAACCTCCTATACCCTGTTCGTCCGCGAGAACAACAGCCCCGCCCTGCACATCGGCAGCGTCAGCGCCACAGACAGAGACTCAGGCACCAACGCCCAGGTCACCTACTCGCTGCTGCCGCCCCAGGACCCGCACCTGTCCCTCACCTCCTTGGTCTCCATCAACGCGGACAACGGCCACCTGTTCGCCCTCAGGTCTCTGGACTACGAGGCCCTGCAGGGGTTCGAGTTCCGCGTGGGCGCTTCAGACCGCGGCTCCCCGGCGCTGAGCAGCGAGGCACTGGTGCGCGTGCTGGTGCTGGACGCCAACGACAACTCGCCTTTCGTGCTGTACCCGCCGCAGAACGGCTCTGCGCCATGTATCGAGCTGGTGCCCCGGGCGGCCGAGCCCGGCTACCTGGTGACCAAGGTGGTGGCGGTGGACGGCGACTCGGGCCAGAACGCCTGGCTGTCGTACCAGTTGCTCAAGGCCACGGAGCTCGGGCTGTTCGGTGTGTGGGCGCACAATGGCGAGGTGCGCACCGCCAGGCTGCTGAGCGAACGCGACGCGGCCAAGCACAGGCTGGTGGTGCTGGTCTAGGACAATGGCGAGCCTCCGCGCTCGGCCACCGCCACGCTGCACATGCTCCTGGTGGACGGCTTCTCCCAGCCCTACCTGCCTCTCCCAGGGGCGGCCCCGGCCCAAGCCCAGGCCGACTCGCTTACCGTCTACCTGGTGGTGGCGTTGGCCTCGGTGTCGTCGCTGTTCCTCTTGTCGGTGCTCCTGTTCGTGGCGGTGCGGCTGTGCAGGAGGAGCAGGGCGGCCTCGGTGGGTCGCTGCTCGGTGCCCAAGGGCCCCTTTCGAGGGCATCTGGTGGACGTGAGCGGCACCGGGACCTTATCCCAGAGTTACCAGTATGAGGTGTGTCTGGCAGGAGGCTCAGGGACAAATGAGTTCAAGTTCCTGAAGCCTATTATCCCCAACTTCCCTCCCCAGTGCCCTGGGAAAGAAATACAGGGAAATGCTACCTTCTCCAATGACTTTGGGTTCAATATTCAGTGA
- the LOC105467243 gene encoding protocadherin beta-14, translating into MEIRGSLDLRKRQVLIFLVLLGLSRADTESAHYSVAEETEIGSFVANLARDLGLGVEELSSREARVVSDDNKKYLHLDLLTGDLLLNEKLDRDELCGSTEPCVLHFQVVLENPLQFFRVELHVKDINDHSPTFLDKEILIKISEGTTIGTTFLMESAQDLDVGSNSLQNYTISPNSHFHIKIPDSSDRKIYPELVLDRALDYEQEAELRLTLTALDGGSPPKSGTTLVLIKVLDINDNAPEFPQSLYEVQVPEDRPIGSWIVTISAKDLDAGNYGKISYTFFHASEDIRKTFEINPISGEVNLRSPLDFEVIQSYTINIQATDGGGLSGKCTLLVKVMDINDNPPEVTISSITKRIPENASETLVALFSVVDQDSGDNGRMICSIQDNLPFFLKPTFKNFFTLVSEKALDRESQAEYNITITVTDLGTPRLKTEYNITVLVSDVNDNAPAFTRTSYTLFVRENNSPALHIGSVSATDRDSGTNAQVTYSLLPSQDPHLPLASLVSINTDNGHLFALRSLDYEALQKFEFRVGATDRGSPALSSEALVRVLVLDANDNSPFVLYPLQNGSAPCTELVPRTAEPGYLVTKVVAVDGDSGQNAWLSYQLLKATEPGLFGVWAHNGEVRTARLLSEREAARHRLVVLVKDNGEPPRSATATLHVLLVDGFSQPYLPLPEAVPAQAQADLLTVYLVVALASVSSLFLLSVLLFVAVRLFRRSRAASVGRCSVPKGPFPGHLVDVSGTGTLSQSYQYEVCLTGGYGTNEFKFLKPIIPNFQVHDTGKNMGEIENFRNSFGFNIE; encoded by the coding sequence ATGGAGATCAGAGGGTCACTCGATCTACGAAAAAGGCAAGTTCTAATATTCCTTGTTTTGCTGGGATTGTCTCGGGCAGATACTGAATCTGCACACTATTCTGtggcagaggaaacagaaatTGGCTCCTTTGTGGCTAATCTAGCGAGGGACCTagggctgggggtggaggagcTGTCTTCACGTGAAGCCCGGGTAGTGTCTGAtgataataaaaagtatttgcaCCTTGATTTGCTGACTGGGGATTTGCTCCTAAATGAGAAACTAGACCGAGATGAGCTGTGTGGCTCCACCGAGCCCTGTGTGCTGCATTTTCAGGTGGTTTTGGAAAACCCTTTACAGTTTTTTCGGGTTGAGCTGCATGTCAAAGACATAAATGATCACTCCCCTACATTCCTAGACAAGGAAATACTTATTAAAATATCAGAAGGTACCACTATTGGAACTACATTCCTAATGGAGAGTGCTCAAGATTTGGATGTCGGAAGCAACAGTCTCCAAAACTACACAATTAGCCCCAATTCTCACTTCCACATTAAAATTCCAGACAGTAGTGACAGAAAGATATACCCAGAGCTGGTCCTAGATAGAGCTTTAGATTATGAACAGGAAGCTGAACTCAGATTAACACTCACAGCACTGGATGGTGGATCCCCGCCCAAGTCTGGGACAACTTTGGTTCTCATTAAGGTGTTGGACATCAATGATAATGCCCCTGAGTTTCCTCAGAGTCTCTATGAGGTGCAAGTCCCCGAGGATAGACCCATTGGCTCCTGGATTGTCACCATCTCAGCTAAGGATCTGGATGCAGGAAACTATGGGAAAATATCTTACACATTTTTCCATGCATCAGAAGATATTCgtaaaacatttgaaattaatcCAATATCTGGGGAAGTTAATTTGAGATCACCCCTGGATTTTGAAGTGATACAGTCCTACACTATAAATATTCAGGCAACAGATGGTGGGGGTCTTTCAGGAAAATGCACCCTTCTAGTTAAAGTTATGGATATAAACGACAATCCACCAGAAGTGACCATATCATCGATTACAAAGAGAATTCCAGAGAATGCCTCAGAGACTCTAGTAGCTCTTTTTAGTGTAGTAGACCAAGACTCTGGAGACAATGGGAGGATGATTTGCTCTATTCAAGATAACCTCCCCTTTTTCCTGAAACCgaccttcaagaactttttcacTCTAGTTTCTGAAAAAGCACTGGACAGAGAGAGCCAAGCAGAGTACAACATCACGATCACCGTCACAGACTTGGGGACACCCAGGCTGAAAACCGAGTACAACATAACCGTGCTGGTCTCCGACGTCAATGACAACGCTCCCGCCTTCACCAGAACCTCCTACACCCTGTTCGTCCGCGAGAACAACAGCCCCGCCCTGCACATCGGCAGCGTCAGCGCCACAGACAGAGACTCAGGCACCAACGCCCAGGTCACCTACTCGCTGCTGCCGTCCCAGGACCCGCACCTGCCCCTCGCCTCCCTGGTCTCCATCAACACAGACAACGGCCACCTGTTCGCCCTCCGATCGCTGGACTACGAGGCCTTGCAGAAGTTCGAGTTCCGCGTGGGCGCCACAGACCGCGGGTCCCCGGCGCTGAGCAGCGAGGCGCTGGTGCGCGTGCTGGTGCTGGATGCCAACGACAACTCGCCTTTCGTGCTGTACCCGCTGCAGAACGGCTCCGCTCCCTGCACCGAGCTGGTGCCCCGGACGGCCGAGCCGGGCTACCTGGTGACCAAGGTGGTGGCGGTGGACGGCGACTCGGGTCAGAACGCCTGGCTGTCGTACCAGCTACTCAAGGCCACGGAGCCCGGGCTGTTCGGTGTGTGGGCGCACAATGGCGAGGTGCGCACCGCCAGGCTGCTGAGCGAACGTGAGGCGGCCAGGCATAGGCTGGTGGTGCTGGTCAAGGACAATGGCGAGCCTCCGCGCTCGGCCACCGCCACGCTGCACGTGCTACTGGTGGACGGCTTCTCGCAGCCCTACCTGCCTCTCCCTGAGGCGGTCCCCGCCCAGGCCCAGGCCGACTTGCTCACCGTCTACCTGGTAGTGGCATTGGCCTCAGTGTCGTCGCTGTTCCTCTTGTCGGTGCTCCTGTTCGTGGCGGTGCGGCTGTTCAGGAGGAGCAGAGCTGCCTCGGTGGGTCGCTGCTCGGTGCCCAAGGGCCCCTTTCCAGGACATCTGGTGGACGTGAGCGGCACCGGGACCCTATCCCAGAGCTACCAGTACGAGGTGTGTCTGACAGGAGGTTACGGGACAAATGAGTTCAAATTTCTGAAGCCGATTATCCCCAATTTTCAAGTTCATGACACTGGTAAGAATATGGGGGAAATTGAGAACTTTCGAAATAGCTTTGGATTTAACATagaataa